In Bremerella cremea, a genomic segment contains:
- a CDS encoding phage portal protein has protein sequence MKTTAKNQSDPIRECRELRAQIESHYLRQELAWIEDRQEAANRRVNESWHEPTMGRTSLADVPFHHGSPVLPDVASDRASGDFRPVFQTEWDLAAIRGVARFLAQSAFGQGILGNLRNYIIHTGFDYAATARRGQHVPAQLVRDVQQIINAFLADNRWELDFEQELCDAEHIDGEVILVLEQNADQVRVRRAEPAWLTEPADTDYLERRLGSASRLNWRYGIATDEADATQIHGYFIQWNGDAQSWRFYSPRRVMHLKANTPRHVKRGLSDFYPIQNDLVGATELLRRMMKGAGIQASIAMIIEAAQGSGGLGIGDATNLGASLARSNSSGGGRLRSDGRYLAERISDWSAGTVIDTKGKKFQAGPMAGAQAANFVQVLNAGLRTAGVRWNLPEHMISGDASNNNYASILESSSPFVRRIEAEQERLSKAYERLLWSVIRMQFESGRINLHRYGMTWCDLVACVNVIVTGSSPAVRNRAEDFRVDAQLHEMGIVSRHSLATKYDWDPTEEQEKSEPSPTTD, from the coding sequence ATGAAAACGACAGCCAAAAACCAATCCGATCCGATTCGAGAATGCCGCGAATTGCGGGCTCAGATCGAGTCGCACTATTTGCGGCAGGAACTCGCTTGGATCGAAGACCGACAAGAGGCCGCGAACCGTCGTGTAAACGAATCGTGGCACGAGCCAACCATGGGACGCACTTCGCTTGCCGACGTGCCGTTCCACCACGGATCGCCGGTATTGCCCGATGTGGCCAGCGATCGCGCTAGTGGCGATTTTCGCCCGGTGTTTCAAACCGAATGGGATCTGGCGGCCATTCGTGGCGTTGCCCGCTTCCTGGCCCAGTCAGCCTTTGGGCAGGGCATTCTCGGCAATCTTCGCAACTACATCATTCATACCGGCTTCGACTATGCCGCCACCGCGCGGCGCGGGCAGCATGTGCCAGCTCAACTCGTGCGTGACGTCCAACAGATCATCAATGCCTTCCTAGCCGACAATCGTTGGGAACTCGATTTCGAGCAGGAACTTTGCGACGCCGAGCATATCGATGGCGAAGTCATTTTGGTGCTCGAACAAAATGCCGATCAGGTTCGCGTGCGGCGGGCCGAGCCAGCCTGGCTTACCGAACCGGCCGATACCGATTACCTCGAACGCCGTCTCGGTTCTGCTTCGCGTTTGAACTGGCGCTATGGAATTGCCACCGACGAAGCCGACGCCACGCAAATTCATGGTTACTTCATTCAATGGAACGGCGACGCCCAAAGCTGGCGGTTCTATTCTCCGCGCCGCGTGATGCACCTCAAGGCAAACACGCCTCGGCATGTGAAGCGGGGCCTGAGCGACTTCTATCCGATTCAAAATGACCTGGTCGGAGCAACCGAACTGCTTCGTCGCATGATGAAAGGGGCCGGCATTCAAGCCTCGATCGCCATGATTATCGAAGCCGCGCAAGGGAGTGGTGGCCTGGGGATTGGCGATGCCACCAACCTCGGTGCCAGCCTCGCTCGCTCCAACAGCAGCGGCGGCGGTCGCCTGCGAAGCGATGGTCGATACCTGGCCGAACGCATCAGCGATTGGTCGGCGGGTACGGTCATCGATACCAAGGGCAAGAAGTTTCAAGCCGGCCCCATGGCAGGCGCCCAAGCGGCCAACTTTGTGCAAGTGCTTAACGCCGGGCTACGCACCGCCGGAGTGCGCTGGAACCTGCCAGAACACATGATCAGCGGCGACGCCTCGAACAACAACTACGCCTCGATTCTCGAAAGCAGCTCTCCCTTCGTTCGCAGGATTGAAGCGGAACAGGAACGGTTATCCAAAGCCTACGAACGGCTGCTGTGGAGCGTGATTCGGATGCAGTTCGAGAGTGGGCGGATAAACCTTCACCGCTACGGCATGACTTGGTGCGACCTGGTTGCGTGTGTCAACGTGATCGTCACGGGATCGAGCCCGGCCGTACGAAATCGAGCCGAAGATTTTCGCGTAGATGCCCAGCTTCACGAAATGGGTATCGTCTCGCGCCATAGCCTGGCCACGAAGTACGACTGGGACCCCACCGAAGAACAAGAGAAATCGGAACCAAGTCCCACAACCGATTAA
- a CDS encoding glycosyltransferase family 2 protein — MPAFAMISVVIPLPDDRGQLSACLQGFTQQQITVPFEVIVPTAEPVSDDLVAQFPDIRWFHRPGLRINGLYNAGAAEARGKYLYISESHCVPQADCLQQAFNYMRKANVKVACSASDGLPGNFVSDGEQRTFEEDFLRWQSARKSKVAIRGTMIERALWEQVGGFHAEYGHFSEMMIGRKLESLDVRTGFAESSWVSHGNQVCLRELANELIEYGEDECRCSHLAAPDEQPNASREWLQREKLLNRCGRLKREQWLEWARQQIRAIAMNYVPMNSDRRYDYFLNYWRAAIRTGRLNYLATLKGQAIAPATATTKPVAARQAA, encoded by the coding sequence ATGCCAGCGTTCGCGATGATTTCTGTTGTGATTCCTTTGCCCGACGATCGTGGGCAGCTTAGTGCATGCTTGCAAGGTTTCACGCAACAGCAGATCACGGTTCCTTTCGAGGTAATCGTGCCTACTGCCGAGCCGGTATCGGACGATTTGGTCGCGCAATTCCCTGATATTCGTTGGTTTCATCGACCTGGGCTGCGGATAAACGGTTTGTACAATGCTGGCGCGGCCGAGGCGCGCGGTAAGTATCTATACATTTCTGAATCGCACTGTGTTCCGCAGGCAGATTGCTTGCAGCAAGCTTTCAATTACATGCGGAAAGCGAATGTGAAGGTTGCTTGCAGTGCCAGCGACGGTCTGCCAGGCAACTTTGTTTCGGATGGCGAACAGCGAACTTTTGAAGAAGACTTCCTGCGCTGGCAAAGCGCAAGAAAGAGCAAGGTGGCGATTCGGGGCACCATGATCGAGCGTGCGTTGTGGGAGCAAGTTGGCGGATTTCACGCCGAATACGGGCACTTTTCTGAGATGATGATCGGACGCAAACTAGAATCCCTGGACGTGCGGACGGGCTTTGCCGAAAGCTCTTGGGTCAGCCACGGCAACCAGGTTTGCTTGCGAGAACTGGCCAACGAGCTGATCGAGTACGGCGAAGACGAGTGCCGCTGTAGTCACCTGGCCGCCCCCGACGAGCAGCCAAACGCCAGCCGGGAATGGCTGCAAAGAGAGAAGCTACTCAATCGCTGTGGACGCTTAAAACGTGAGCAGTGGTTGGAATGGGCGCGGCAACAGATTCGCGCGATCGCGATGAACTATGTTCCGATGAACTCGGACCGACGGTATGACTACTTTTTGAACTACTGGCGAGCCGCGATTCGCACAGGACGTTTGAACTACTTGGCTACCCTCAAAGGCCAAGCCATCGCTCCCGCCACAGCTACCACCAAGCCGGTTGCGGCCCGCCAGGCAGCATAG